From a single Streptomyces liliifuscus genomic region:
- a CDS encoding cation:proton antiporter regulatory subunit: protein MGTPRLSSTPLPGIGVRYDLTTREQRRLSVVAHRDGGRTLSAYRTDDPDACALSVRLSAGESAALIDALMPAHHSPNLLSTTELGLVAERIELSSVSHWNGRVLGDTRMRTETGASIVAVLRRAEAIPSPTPDFRLAGGDTLIVIGTREGVETAAAILGRE, encoded by the coding sequence ATGGGCACTCCACGCCTGAGCAGTACGCCGTTGCCGGGAATCGGTGTGCGGTACGACCTGACGACGCGAGAACAGCGCCGCCTGTCGGTGGTCGCGCACCGGGACGGCGGCCGGACCCTGAGCGCGTACCGGACGGACGACCCGGACGCCTGCGCCCTCTCCGTGCGGCTCTCCGCGGGAGAATCGGCGGCGCTCATCGACGCGTTGATGCCCGCGCACCACAGCCCGAACCTGCTCTCCACCACCGAACTGGGCCTCGTGGCCGAGCGGATCGAGCTGTCCTCGGTCTCGCACTGGAACGGGCGTGTCCTCGGTGACACCCGGATGCGCACCGAGACGGGAGCTTCCATCGTGGCCGTGCTGCGGCGGGCCGAGGCCATTCCGTCCCCCACGCCGGACTTCCGGCTGGCCGGCGGCGACACCCTCATCGTGATCGGCACCCGCGAGGGCGTCGAGACGGCCGCCGCGATACTCGGAAGGGAGTGA
- a CDS encoding HflX-like GTP-binding protein has translation MHQHRRRDRRPSARRGSRPAGTSASPPGPDLAGADVVLVGYFSAKQKDFAVRMDAAAADLTERGARVVGRVVQRRGVSDGGVKRMTVPYSSRTLLGSGKTREVAALREVSGADAVIFLNTLTDHQRRVLTGAFGCPVASLR, from the coding sequence GTGCACCAGCACCGAAGGCGCGACCGCAGACCGTCCGCCCGCCGGGGTTCCCGGCCGGCCGGGACCTCGGCGAGCCCTCCCGGCCCGGATCTCGCGGGGGCCGATGTCGTGCTCGTGGGCTACTTCTCCGCCAAGCAGAAGGACTTCGCCGTACGCATGGACGCTGCGGCCGCCGATCTGACGGAACGCGGTGCCCGGGTCGTGGGCCGGGTCGTTCAGCGCCGTGGCGTCTCGGACGGCGGGGTGAAGAGGATGACCGTCCCGTACTCCTCCCGGACCCTGCTCGGCTCCGGCAAGACCCGCGAGGTGGCCGCGCTGCGTGAGGTCTCCGGAGCGGACGCGGTGATCTTCCTCAACACCCTCACGGACCACCAGCGACGGGTGTTGACGGGGGCGTTCGGGTGCCCCGTGGCGAGCCTTCGGTAG
- a CDS encoding cation:proton antiporter, translated as MHSSATFLIEFGAIILGLGLLGRFAGRFQFSPIPLYLLAGLAFGEGGLLPLGTSEEFVAIGAEIGVILLLLMLGLEYTATDLVSNLKTQYPAGLVDAALNALPGAAMALLLGWGPVAAVVLAGVTWISSSGVIAKVLGDLGRLGNRETPVILSILVLEDLSMAVYLPIITALLAGAGLAAGSATLAIALGVAGLVLVVAVRYGRHLSRFVSSDDPEKLLLVVLGLTLLVAGVAQQLQVSAAVGAFLVGIALSGEVAEGAHGLLSPLRDLFAAVFFVFFGLHTDPASIPPVLLPALALALVTAGTKIATGYWAAKRAGISAKGRWRAGGTLVARGEFSIVIAGLAVTSGIEPRLGPLATAYVLILVIIGPLTARYTEPVATRLTTRHRQPTIPAADTPQDRDLVPSPDTPIDT; from the coding sequence GTGCACTCGTCCGCGACGTTCCTGATCGAGTTCGGTGCGATCATCCTGGGTCTTGGGCTGCTCGGCCGGTTCGCCGGGCGGTTCCAGTTCTCCCCCATACCCCTCTATCTGCTGGCCGGGCTCGCGTTCGGTGAGGGCGGGCTGCTGCCACTGGGCACCAGCGAGGAGTTCGTCGCGATCGGCGCCGAGATCGGCGTCATCCTGCTGCTGCTCATGCTCGGCCTCGAATACACCGCCACCGACCTGGTCTCCAACCTCAAGACCCAGTACCCCGCCGGCCTGGTGGACGCCGCCCTGAACGCCCTGCCCGGCGCGGCGATGGCGCTGCTGCTGGGCTGGGGCCCGGTCGCCGCCGTCGTTCTGGCCGGGGTCACCTGGATCTCCTCCTCCGGTGTCATCGCCAAGGTCCTGGGCGACCTGGGCCGGCTCGGCAACCGCGAGACCCCGGTGATCCTGAGCATCCTGGTCCTGGAAGACCTCTCCATGGCCGTCTACCTGCCCATCATCACCGCCCTGCTGGCCGGCGCCGGCCTCGCCGCGGGCAGCGCCACCCTGGCCATCGCGCTCGGCGTGGCCGGCCTGGTGCTGGTGGTCGCGGTGCGCTACGGACGCCACCTGTCCCGCTTCGTCTCCAGCGACGACCCCGAGAAACTGCTGCTGGTCGTGCTCGGCCTGACCCTGCTGGTCGCGGGCGTCGCGCAGCAGCTGCAGGTCTCCGCGGCGGTCGGCGCGTTCCTGGTGGGCATCGCGCTGTCCGGGGAGGTCGCCGAGGGCGCGCACGGGCTGCTGTCCCCGCTGCGGGACCTGTTCGCCGCGGTGTTCTTCGTCTTCTTCGGCCTGCACACCGACCCCGCCAGCATCCCGCCGGTGCTGCTGCCCGCCCTCGCACTGGCCCTCGTCACCGCCGGCACGAAGATCGCCACCGGGTACTGGGCCGCGAAGCGGGCCGGGATCTCCGCCAAGGGCCGCTGGCGGGCCGGCGGCACGCTGGTCGCCCGCGGCGAGTTCTCCATCGTCATCGCCGGACTCGCCGTCACCTCCGGCATCGAACCCCGACTCGGCCCCCTCGCCACCGCCTACGTCCTCATCCTCGTCATCATCGGCCCCCTCACCGCCCGCTACACCGAACCGGTGGCCACCCGCCTCACCACCCGCCACCGACAGCCCACCATCCCGGCCGCCGACACGCCCCAGGACCGGGACCTGGTCCCAAGCCCCGACACCCCCATCGACACGTAA
- a CDS encoding serine/threonine-protein kinase — MGEVWQATDEVLGREVAVKLLLGDEADSAAAARFRLEAQTAARLSHPYVVAVFDFGAWDDRFYLVMELVEGQSLAQELTAAGSLGTERVATVAAQAAAGLAAAHREGIVHRDIKPGNLLSDPQGTVKIGDFGIARFVDDPASALTTAGQIVGTSLYLAPERALGRPASAASDVYSLGCVLYQLLTGRPPFHAESATVTLHQHIDMAPVPPRERGVQLPPAFENYLLGLLAKQPEDRPTAQEVADWFGTGAWRGLAEPLPVASDTRSASLSAAPPYASRPPQPGSAETGPPTMYRLPSTAPQPAQPARSAHQARATHGGHATHAGHAANSAHSAHSSHSSSSTPSRRARSGGARAGAATRTGGGVGAMARRRPRVFGILAGAVLFVLAVLAGMKMFSPDTTATETGNGLKDGSSSTGPESTGAPAAGTVARTGAPGSTPAPGVNAEPPASPSFTETAADTPSPAETEEEKAKEEQKEQAPPKQEEQPQPPPQYGDGDDDDDDGGYGDD, encoded by the coding sequence ATGGGGGAGGTGTGGCAGGCCACCGACGAGGTGCTCGGGCGGGAGGTGGCGGTCAAGCTGCTGCTCGGGGACGAGGCCGACAGCGCGGCGGCCGCGCGGTTCCGGCTGGAGGCGCAGACCGCGGCCCGGCTGAGCCACCCCTACGTCGTCGCCGTGTTCGACTTCGGCGCCTGGGACGACCGCTTCTACCTCGTCATGGAACTCGTCGAGGGCCAGAGCCTCGCGCAGGAGCTGACCGCGGCGGGCAGCCTGGGGACCGAGCGGGTCGCCACCGTCGCCGCCCAGGCCGCGGCCGGGCTCGCCGCAGCGCACCGGGAAGGGATCGTGCACCGGGACATCAAGCCCGGCAACCTCCTCTCGGACCCCCAGGGCACCGTGAAGATCGGTGACTTCGGCATCGCCCGCTTCGTCGACGACCCGGCCTCCGCGCTCACCACGGCCGGCCAGATCGTCGGCACCAGCCTCTATCTCGCCCCCGAACGCGCCCTCGGCAGACCGGCGTCGGCCGCCTCCGACGTCTACTCCCTGGGCTGCGTGCTGTACCAACTCCTCACCGGGCGCCCGCCGTTCCACGCCGAGAGCGCCACGGTCACCCTGCACCAGCACATCGACATGGCCCCGGTGCCGCCCCGCGAGCGCGGTGTCCAACTGCCGCCCGCCTTCGAGAACTACCTCCTCGGCCTCCTCGCCAAGCAGCCAGAGGACCGGCCCACGGCCCAGGAGGTCGCGGACTGGTTCGGCACCGGGGCGTGGCGGGGGCTCGCCGAGCCGCTGCCCGTGGCGTCGGACACGAGATCCGCATCGCTCTCCGCCGCACCGCCGTATGCCTCCCGGCCACCGCAGCCGGGTTCCGCCGAGACCGGGCCTCCGACGATGTACCGGCTGCCGTCGACCGCCCCTCAGCCGGCGCAGCCCGCCCGCTCCGCTCACCAGGCCCGCGCCACCCACGGCGGTCATGCCACTCACGCCGGTCACGCGGCCAATTCCGCGCACTCCGCGCACTCCTCGCACTCCTCGTCCTCCACGCCGTCGCGCCGCGCGCGGTCGGGCGGGGCGAGGGCGGGTGCGGCGACGAGGACGGGCGGCGGGGTCGGTGCGATGGCCCGTCGTCGGCCCCGGGTGTTCGGCATCCTGGCCGGCGCGGTGCTGTTCGTGCTGGCCGTGCTCGCCGGCATGAAGATGTTCTCGCCGGACACCACCGCTACGGAGACCGGGAACGGGCTGAAGGACGGTTCGTCGTCCACCGGCCCCGAGAGCACCGGGGCGCCGGCCGCCGGGACGGTGGCCCGGACCGGGGCGCCCGGCTCCACGCCCGCACCCGGTGTCAACGCGGAGCCTCCCGCGTCCCCCTCCTTCACGGAAACCGCGGCCGACACACCGAGTCCGGCCGAGACCGAGGAGGAGAAGGCGAAGGAGGAGCAGAAGGAGCAGGCTCCGCCGAAGCAGGAGGAGCAGCCGCAGCCGCCGCCGCAGTACGGCGACGGGGACGACGATGACGACGACGGCGGATACGGCGACGACTAG
- a CDS encoding flotillin family protein: protein MSPVLVAVVGVVVLLVLLALVVVTRYKVAGPSQAFIVTGRRGKKSTDPDTGRVFTDNSGQKVVVGGGVFVVPFVQQKFTLDLSSRHIPISVRGAVTLRGVKANLEGVAIVKVGGTEDSIRAAAQRFLMQQDGIVGFTQEVLSGALRSIVGRMSVEDIIRDRAAFAGQVAEEAEASLSGQGLVLDAFQIQDITTEGSYLEDLGRPEAARAKQEADIAEAVARRAAEQARLKAEEEIAIAQRTFALKTAEIKAETDEAAARAAAAGPLAEAARSQEVLAEQEKVAQRQAALTDRELDTKVRKPADAARYQAEQEAEARRIAQVKEAEADAQRSRLTGEGEKAHRAALADAVRIEGEAEAAAIGAKGAAEAEAMRKKADAFAQYGDAAVLQMLVEVLPQVVAKASEPLSAIDKMTVISTDGASQLSRTVADNVAQGVELLSSTTGVDLAELLKSITAPKSGAVAVEANGKIEVSE, encoded by the coding sequence ATGAGTCCAGTTCTCGTCGCGGTCGTGGGAGTCGTCGTACTCCTCGTGCTGCTCGCGCTCGTCGTCGTCACCCGTTACAAGGTGGCCGGGCCCAGCCAGGCGTTCATCGTCACCGGCCGGCGCGGCAAGAAGTCCACCGACCCGGACACCGGCCGGGTGTTCACCGACAACAGCGGCCAGAAGGTCGTGGTCGGCGGCGGTGTCTTCGTCGTGCCGTTCGTCCAGCAGAAGTTCACCCTGGACCTGTCCTCGCGGCACATCCCGATCTCGGTGCGCGGCGCGGTCACGCTGCGTGGCGTCAAGGCGAACCTCGAAGGTGTCGCCATCGTCAAGGTCGGCGGCACCGAGGACTCCATCCGCGCCGCGGCCCAGCGGTTCCTGATGCAGCAGGACGGCATCGTCGGCTTCACCCAGGAGGTGCTGTCCGGCGCGCTGCGTTCCATCGTGGGCCGGATGTCGGTGGAGGACATCATCCGGGACCGTGCCGCGTTCGCCGGGCAGGTCGCGGAGGAGGCCGAGGCGAGCCTGTCCGGGCAGGGCCTGGTGCTCGACGCCTTCCAGATCCAGGACATCACCACCGAGGGCTCCTACCTGGAGGACCTCGGCCGGCCCGAGGCCGCCCGTGCCAAGCAGGAGGCCGACATCGCCGAGGCGGTGGCCCGGCGCGCCGCCGAGCAGGCCCGGCTGAAGGCCGAGGAGGAGATCGCGATCGCCCAGCGGACGTTCGCCCTCAAGACGGCGGAGATCAAGGCCGAGACGGACGAGGCGGCGGCCCGTGCCGCGGCGGCCGGTCCGCTGGCCGAGGCCGCCCGCTCGCAGGAGGTCCTCGCCGAGCAGGAGAAGGTCGCCCAGCGGCAGGCCGCGCTGACCGACCGCGAACTGGACACCAAGGTCCGCAAGCCCGCCGACGCCGCCCGCTACCAGGCCGAGCAGGAGGCCGAGGCCCGGCGTATCGCCCAGGTCAAGGAGGCCGAGGCGGACGCTCAGCGGTCCAGGCTGACCGGTGAGGGCGAGAAGGCCCACCGCGCGGCGCTCGCCGACGCCGTACGCATCGAGGGTGAGGCGGAGGCCGCGGCGATCGGGGCGAAGGGGGCGGCCGAGGCCGAGGCCATGCGGAAGAAGGCCGACGCGTTCGCCCAGTACGGCGACGCGGCCGTGCTGCAGATGCTTGTCGAGGTGCTGCCGCAGGTTGTCGCCAAGGCGTCCGAGCCGCTCAGCGCCATCGACAAGATGACGGTGATCTCCACGGATGGGGCGAGCCAGTTGTCGCGCACCGTCGCGGACAACGTCGCCCAAGGGGTTGAACTCCTCAGCTCCACTACGGGGGTTGACCTTGCGGAGCTTCTCAAGAGCATCACTGCGCCGAAGTCGGGTGCGGTCGCGGTGGAGGCCAACGGGAAGATCGAAGTGAGTGAGTGA
- a CDS encoding PucR family transcriptional regulator gives MAAGRDIPEEYLEGYARILADASATGRRLTRDELDSRRALGERAAEAGYGLRALVGAHLAAARVHWPATAGESTLAAVEQAVDAFAEGYERAQLLAVRQEEAARREFIDDLLHGRSDLGLLAERAERFGLRLSHAHAVAVAQGQTAYDEGDAVPRDVERSLISRFGDRSILVTTKDGRLVCIAPGDQDDVLDFFAKQAYAATDGGRVAIGRSQPGPGGVVQSYEEALNALDLADRLEFDTPVLRAADLLVYPVLTRDRQAMADLVLSALGPLRQARGGAEPLLDTLTAYFDSGCVAAEAARRLSLSVRALTYRLDRIHTLTGANPADPVHRYTLQTAVIGARLLDWPEKDF, from the coding sequence ATGGCGGCGGGGCGGGACATACCCGAGGAGTATTTGGAGGGGTATGCGCGCATCCTCGCGGACGCCTCCGCGACCGGCCGCCGGCTGACCCGCGACGAACTCGACTCCCGCCGGGCCCTCGGCGAGCGGGCCGCCGAGGCCGGATACGGACTGCGCGCCCTTGTCGGCGCCCACCTGGCCGCCGCCCGCGTCCACTGGCCCGCCACGGCGGGCGAGAGCACACTCGCCGCCGTCGAACAGGCCGTCGACGCCTTCGCCGAGGGCTACGAGCGGGCCCAGCTCCTCGCCGTACGCCAGGAGGAGGCCGCCCGGCGCGAGTTCATCGACGACCTCCTGCACGGCCGCAGCGACCTCGGTCTGCTGGCCGAACGCGCCGAACGCTTCGGGCTGCGCCTCTCGCACGCGCACGCCGTCGCCGTCGCCCAGGGGCAGACCGCGTACGACGAGGGGGACGCCGTGCCCCGCGATGTGGAGCGCTCCCTGATCAGCAGGTTCGGCGACCGCAGCATCCTCGTGACCACCAAGGACGGGCGTCTGGTGTGCATCGCGCCCGGCGACCAGGACGACGTGCTCGACTTCTTCGCCAAGCAGGCGTACGCGGCCACCGACGGCGGGCGCGTCGCCATCGGCCGGTCCCAGCCGGGGCCCGGCGGGGTCGTCCAGTCGTACGAGGAGGCGCTGAACGCCCTCGACCTGGCCGACCGCCTGGAGTTCGACACACCCGTGCTGCGCGCCGCCGACCTTCTCGTCTACCCCGTGCTCACCCGGGACCGGCAGGCCATGGCCGACCTGGTCCTCAGTGCGCTCGGGCCGCTGCGGCAGGCCCGCGGCGGGGCGGAGCCGCTGCTCGACACCCTCACCGCGTACTTCGACTCCGGCTGCGTCGCCGCGGAGGCGGCCCGGCGGCTGTCGCTCAGCGTCCGCGCGCTCACCTACCGGCTGGACCGCATCCACACGCTCACCGGGGCGAATCCGGCCGATCCCGTGCACCGGTACACACTGCAGACGGCGGTCATCGGAGCGCGGCTGCTCGACTGGCCGGAGAAGGACTTCTAG